In Coriobacteriaceae bacterium, a single window of DNA contains:
- a CDS encoding PTS sugar transporter subunit IIB — protein sequence MSIIAARIDNRLLHGIVATQWVPEFRPQRLMVIDDIVANDPTKKAAMRMAKPSGVALSIINKETALTNYRAGKYDDHTVFIVARDPQTILDVIQTGQVVPTLVVGGTVFPEEGSDAVQVSSRAYVTKDELPAYRAIAGTGCDITVRYVPADKPVELSSIITL from the coding sequence ATGAGCATCATCGCAGCACGCATCGACAACCGCCTGCTACACGGCATAGTGGCAACCCAGTGGGTACCCGAGTTCCGTCCGCAGCGTCTCATGGTCATCGATGACATCGTCGCCAACGACCCGACCAAGAAGGCCGCCATGCGGATGGCAAAGCCCTCGGGAGTCGCCCTCTCCATTATCAACAAGGAGACGGCTCTCACGAACTATCGGGCGGGCAAGTACGACGACCACACGGTCTTCATCGTGGCGCGAGACCCCCAGACCATCCTCGACGTCATACAGACGGGCCAGGTTGTTCCCACACTCGTGGTCGGAGGCACAGTCTTTCCCGAAGAGGGGTCAGACGCCGTCCAGGTGAGCAGTCGCGCCTACGTCACCAAAGACGAGCTGCCCGCATATCGAGCGATTGCTGGCACCGGCTGCGACATCACCGTTCGCTATGTGCCGGCCGACAAGCCCGTAGAGCTCTCCAGCATCATCACGCTTTAG
- a CDS encoding DUF5692 family protein: protein MLFDVWGSDALIHWAGWAMVFIGLIVLNEVGRRTKLGAAIIFGVAPLAMTIYCVAIAIGVSQGAEWALTNPTHVYQNSWFHYAKVYAALAGCWGFIAIKYQWGKIGKAHWFRAWPFVIVAINIMIAVVSDFESAYHFFVLGQSTWVTSEGATQLAGWNNVFNGIAGLINIFCMTGWWSVYASEDQTDMLWPDMTWVYIIAYDIWNFCYTYNCLPTHSWFCGFALLLAPTVAAFIWNKGGWIQNRAFTLAIWCMFAQVFPYFQEESIFVTHSTLDPGAATAVSIAALVANVAAIIYIAYRAKKLGRNPYKQDVFEGTSDWEKATARRAKVDYAHAE, encoded by the coding sequence ATGCTGTTCGATGTTTGGGGTAGCGATGCCCTTATCCACTGGGCCGGCTGGGCCATGGTCTTTATTGGTCTGATCGTGCTCAACGAGGTCGGCCGCCGCACCAAGCTGGGCGCGGCAATCATCTTTGGCGTGGCTCCGCTGGCCATGACCATCTACTGCGTCGCCATCGCCATCGGCGTTTCGCAAGGTGCCGAGTGGGCACTCACCAACCCCACCCATGTGTACCAGAACAGCTGGTTCCACTACGCCAAGGTATACGCGGCGCTGGCCGGTTGCTGGGGCTTCATTGCCATTAAGTACCAGTGGGGCAAGATCGGCAAGGCGCATTGGTTCCGCGCATGGCCGTTTGTGATCGTCGCCATCAACATCATGATCGCCGTCGTGTCCGACTTTGAGAGCGCCTATCACTTCTTTGTCCTGGGCCAGTCCACTTGGGTCACCTCCGAAGGTGCTACGCAGCTGGCCGGCTGGAACAACGTGTTCAACGGCATCGCCGGTCTCATCAACATCTTCTGCATGACCGGTTGGTGGAGCGTCTACGCCTCCGAGGATCAGACCGACATGCTGTGGCCCGACATGACCTGGGTCTACATCATCGCCTACGATATCTGGAACTTCTGCTACACCTACAACTGCCTGCCCACCCACTCCTGGTTCTGCGGCTTTGCGCTGCTGCTGGCGCCCACCGTCGCCGCCTTTATCTGGAACAAGGGTGGATGGATCCAGAACCGCGCCTTTACGCTGGCCATTTGGTGCATGTTTGCCCAGGTGTTCCCGTATTTCCAGGAGGAGTCCATCTTTGTGACCCACTCCACGCTGGACCCCGGTGCCGCCACCGCAGTCTCGATCGCCGCACTGGTCGCCAACGTCGCCGCGATCATCTACATCGCCTACCGCGCCAAGAAGCTCGGCCGCAATCCCTACAAGCAGGATGTCTTTGAGGGCACCAGCGACTGGGAGAAGGCCACCGCTCGCCGCGCCAAGGTTGATTACGCGCACGCTGAGTAA
- a CDS encoding TetR/AcrR family transcriptional regulator: MSSNAANTSVADAVPAPDSAAKRLTGDERRREILAAVRAVSSELGVSHLSVSAVTKRAGCTRSLFYHYFADMDAAVTAVMDEAIDGFISELEQWNASRTVGDIEGALDTVAPLFKHLVVSGHELPSTLTSSSGALYGGFLHNVVQRVAQYICDTTVVDFVAHHELRIDHVYETFYTLIMGLLMYIRTHPDVPDETVKEIIASTLHIEGYTAKYPERKPQN, encoded by the coding sequence ATGAGCAGTAACGCAGCGAACACCTCTGTGGCCGACGCCGTCCCCGCGCCCGACAGCGCGGCAAAGCGCTTGACGGGCGACGAACGCCGTCGAGAGATTCTCGCCGCCGTGCGCGCCGTGAGCTCCGAGCTGGGCGTGTCGCATCTTTCGGTATCGGCCGTGACCAAGCGTGCCGGCTGTACGCGCTCGTTGTTCTACCACTACTTCGCCGATATGGACGCCGCCGTCACTGCCGTCATGGACGAGGCAATCGACGGTTTTATCTCCGAGCTCGAGCAGTGGAACGCCAGCCGCACGGTCGGCGACATCGAAGGCGCACTCGACACCGTCGCCCCGCTCTTTAAGCACCTGGTCGTGAGCGGCCACGAGCTGCCGAGCACGCTCACCTCGAGCAGCGGCGCGCTCTACGGCGGCTTTTTGCACAACGTGGTCCAGCGCGTGGCGCAGTATATCTGCGACACCACCGTGGTGGATTTTGTCGCCCATCATGAGCTACGCATCGACCATGTCTACGAGACGTTCTACACCCTCATCATGGGGTTGTTGATGTATATCCGCACGCACCCCGATGTGCCCGACGAGACGGTCAAGGAAATCATCGCCTCGACGCTCCACATCGAGGGCTATACCGCCAAGTATCCGGAGCGCAAGCCCCAGAACTGA
- a CDS encoding PTS mannose/fructose/sorbose transporter subunit IIC, whose amino-acid sequence MSAITILLVAIVALLAGMEGILDEFQFHQPLVACTLIGLVTGHLQEGILLGGSLQMMALGWANVGAAVAPDAALASVASSIIMVLALNGGATDSAKAVTAAIAVAVPLSVAGLFLTMICRTIATAIAHAMDGCAEKGDFSGIERWQYAAILMQGLRIAIPAVLLCVIPAEAVTNALNAMPDWLSGGMAVGGGMVASVGYAMVINMMATKETWPFFILGFVLAAIPQLTLIALGLIGISLALIYLGLKDLAKQGGGTGGGSGDPLGDILNDYE is encoded by the coding sequence ATGTCTGCAATCACTATTCTGCTTGTTGCGATTGTCGCGTTGCTTGCCGGTATGGAAGGCATTCTGGATGAGTTCCAGTTCCATCAGCCGCTCGTGGCATGCACGCTTATCGGTCTCGTAACCGGTCACCTTCAGGAGGGCATCCTCCTGGGCGGTTCGCTCCAGATGATGGCCCTTGGCTGGGCTAACGTCGGCGCCGCCGTCGCGCCTGACGCCGCTCTGGCCTCGGTCGCTTCTTCGATCATCATGGTGCTCGCCCTCAACGGCGGCGCCACCGATTCGGCCAAGGCCGTTACCGCGGCCATCGCCGTCGCCGTCCCGCTGTCGGTCGCTGGTCTGTTCCTGACCATGATCTGCCGTACCATTGCTACCGCTATCGCTCACGCCATGGACGGTTGCGCCGAGAAGGGCGACTTCTCCGGCATCGAGCGCTGGCAGTACGCTGCCATCCTCATGCAGGGCCTTCGTATCGCCATCCCGGCAGTACTTCTGTGCGTTATCCCGGCCGAGGCTGTTACCAACGCGCTTAACGCTATGCCCGACTGGCTGTCCGGCGGCATGGCCGTCGGCGGCGGCATGGTCGCTTCCGTCGGTTACGCCATGGTCATCAACATGATGGCCACCAAGGAGACCTGGCCGTTCTTCATCCTCGGCTTTGTCCTTGCTGCCATCCCTCAGCTCACGCTGATCGCCCTTGGCCTCATCGGCATCTCCCTTGCCCTCATCTACCTTGGCCTTAAGGATCTGGCCAAGCAGGGTGGCGGCACGGGCGGTGGCTCCGGCGACCCGCTCGGCGACATTCTGAACGATTACGAGTAG
- a CDS encoding FAD-dependent oxidoreductase, whose protein sequence is MILNGPGISYTEPDIGSEFVPPLPEHPREAIVKLCEHCTNRLLHRDELLGYEYWSFAEAATDEQAEVLCKMKMRRPYTLPEMVKLTGMPEAQIEKMLDDMSYTGLLEYNWENPERAKQWVLPMLVPGSAEFLNMRVGQLEEHPVYAKFFEQASKGPLSRATPMVPPGGAGIGMHVIPVEKAIDAASTSVPIEHIEHWLDKYEGKYAASTCSCRASRRVMGEGCADDPADWCIAVGDMADYVVETDRGHYVTRDEVYDILRQAEDNGFVHQITNIDGENKIFAICNCNVNVCYALRTSQLFNTPNLSRSAYVAKVEKDKCVACGRCVEVCPAGAAKLGQRLCSKKAGGQVPEYPRQELPDATKWDHTKWSPNYRNDNRIETHESGTAPCKTACPAHVAVQGYLKLAAQGRYDEALALIKRENPLPAICGRVCNRRCEDACTRGRVDAAVAIDEVKKFIAQRDLDAATRYVPPVVTPTRAGGFDQKIAIIGAGPAGLSCAFYLAEKGYKPVVFEKNERPGGMLTYGIPSFKLQKDVIEAEVEIIRLMGAEFRYGVEVGRDVTLDELREQGFKAFYVAIGCQGGRLAGIPGEDAEDVTVAVDFLREVNSGKIDTLSGRTIVVGGGNVAIDVARNACRLGSEHVEMFCLESEAQMPASEEERREAIEDGAHISCGWGPKEVHLDEAGRVCGITFKRCTRVFDDEGRFAPEYDENDLRRVDADRVVMSIGQSIVWGDLLAGSKVELGRGQGALADPQTYQTAEPDIFVGGDVYTGPSFAIDAIAAGHEAAVSIHRFVQPGSTLTIGRNQRRYTALDRDDVVIESYDNASREVAHVDREREKAAPFSEYVETFTEEQVRAETARCLGCGASIVDPNKCIGCGLCTTKCAFDAIHLDRDRPECSTMVKYEQKLPSLGKYALKRAIKIKFGKK, encoded by the coding sequence ATGATTCTCAACGGACCGGGAATTAGTTACACCGAGCCCGACATCGGTTCGGAGTTCGTGCCGCCGCTGCCGGAGCATCCGCGCGAGGCAATCGTCAAGCTGTGCGAGCACTGCACTAACCGTCTGCTGCATCGCGACGAGCTGCTGGGCTACGAGTACTGGTCGTTTGCCGAGGCCGCAACCGACGAGCAGGCCGAAGTGCTCTGCAAGATGAAGATGCGCCGTCCCTATACGCTGCCCGAGATGGTCAAGCTCACCGGCATGCCTGAGGCCCAGATCGAGAAGATGCTCGACGACATGAGCTACACGGGTCTGCTCGAGTACAACTGGGAAAATCCCGAGCGCGCCAAGCAGTGGGTGCTGCCCATGTTGGTACCGGGTTCCGCCGAGTTCCTCAACATGCGCGTGGGCCAGCTCGAAGAGCACCCGGTCTATGCCAAGTTCTTTGAGCAGGCGTCCAAGGGGCCGCTGTCCCGTGCTACGCCGATGGTGCCGCCCGGAGGTGCCGGTATCGGCATGCACGTCATTCCGGTCGAGAAGGCCATCGACGCCGCAAGCACCTCGGTGCCGATCGAGCATATCGAGCATTGGCTCGACAAATACGAGGGTAAGTATGCCGCCAGCACCTGCAGCTGCCGCGCGAGCCGTCGCGTGATGGGTGAGGGCTGCGCCGACGACCCGGCCGATTGGTGCATCGCCGTGGGCGATATGGCCGACTACGTGGTCGAGACCGATCGTGGCCACTATGTGACGCGCGATGAGGTTTACGACATCTTGCGCCAGGCCGAGGACAACGGCTTTGTGCACCAGATCACCAACATCGACGGCGAGAACAAGATCTTCGCCATCTGCAACTGCAACGTCAACGTGTGCTACGCCCTGCGCACCTCTCAGCTGTTCAACACGCCCAACCTGTCGCGCTCGGCCTACGTCGCCAAGGTCGAGAAGGACAAGTGCGTGGCCTGCGGTCGCTGCGTTGAGGTGTGTCCGGCCGGCGCCGCCAAGCTGGGCCAGAGGCTCTGCAGCAAAAAGGCCGGCGGACAGGTGCCCGAGTATCCGCGCCAGGAGCTGCCCGACGCTACCAAGTGGGACCACACCAAGTGGTCGCCCAACTACCGCAACGACAACCGCATCGAGACGCATGAGTCCGGCACCGCGCCCTGCAAGACGGCTTGCCCCGCGCATGTCGCCGTTCAGGGCTATTTGAAGCTCGCGGCTCAGGGTCGCTATGACGAGGCGCTGGCGCTCATCAAGCGTGAGAACCCGCTGCCCGCCATCTGCGGCCGCGTGTGCAACCGCCGCTGCGAGGATGCCTGCACCCGCGGCCGTGTGGACGCCGCCGTGGCCATCGACGAGGTCAAGAAGTTCATTGCCCAGCGCGATCTGGACGCTGCGACCCGCTATGTCCCGCCCGTGGTGACGCCGACGCGTGCCGGCGGCTTTGACCAGAAGATCGCCATCATCGGCGCCGGTCCTGCCGGCCTGTCCTGTGCGTTCTACCTGGCCGAGAAGGGCTACAAGCCCGTCGTGTTCGAAAAGAACGAGCGTCCGGGTGGCATGCTCACCTACGGTATTCCCAGCTTTAAGCTGCAGAAGGACGTCATCGAGGCCGAGGTCGAGATCATTCGCCTGATGGGTGCCGAGTTCCGCTATGGCGTGGAGGTCGGTCGTGATGTGACGCTCGACGAGCTGCGCGAGCAGGGCTTTAAGGCCTTCTACGTTGCTATTGGCTGCCAGGGCGGCCGCCTTGCCGGTATTCCGGGCGAGGATGCCGAGGACGTGACCGTGGCCGTCGACTTCCTTCGCGAGGTTAACAGCGGCAAGATCGATACCCTGTCCGGCCGCACCATCGTGGTGGGCGGCGGCAACGTGGCCATCGACGTTGCCCGCAACGCCTGCCGTCTGGGCTCTGAGCATGTTGAGATGTTCTGCCTGGAGAGCGAGGCCCAGATGCCCGCCAGCGAGGAGGAGCGTCGCGAGGCCATCGAGGACGGCGCGCACATCAGCTGCGGTTGGGGCCCCAAGGAGGTTCACCTGGACGAGGCTGGCCGTGTGTGCGGCATCACCTTCAAGCGCTGCACGCGCGTCTTTGACGACGAGGGCCGTTTTGCGCCCGAGTACGACGAGAACGACCTGCGCCGCGTCGATGCCGACCGCGTGGTCATGTCCATCGGCCAGTCCATTGTGTGGGGCGACCTGCTGGCTGGCTCCAAGGTGGAGCTTGGCCGCGGTCAGGGTGCCCTTGCCGACCCCCAGACGTACCAGACCGCCGAGCCAGACATCTTTGTGGGCGGCGACGTCTACACCGGCCCCAGCTTTGCCATCGATGCCATCGCCGCCGGCCACGAGGCCGCCGTGTCCATCCATCGCTTTGTGCAGCCGGGCTCCACGCTCACGATCGGCCGCAACCAGCGCCGCTACACCGCGCTTGACCGCGACGACGTCGTGATCGAGAGCTACGACAACGCGAGCCGCGAGGTTGCCCATGTGGACCGCGAGCGCGAGAAGGCCGCGCCGTTTAGCGAGTACGTCGAGACCTTTACCGAAGAGCAGGTGCGCGCCGAGACCGCCCGCTGCCTGGGCTGCGGCGCCTCGATCGTCGACCCCAACAAGTGCATCGGCTGCGGCCTGTGCACCACCAAGTGCGCGTTTGACGCCATCCATCTGGATCGCGACCGCCCCGAGTGCTCAACGATGGTCAAATACGAGCAAAAGCTCCCAAGCCTGGGCAAGTACGCGCTCAAGCGCGCCATTAAGATCAAATTTGGGAAGAAGTAA
- a CDS encoding DUF956 family protein: MAQSQNSTVDLATPATCLMGLTSHGNVMVGNKAFEYYNERNPEDYIQIPWDEVDYIAAEVLRGTKKITRFAIFTKDNGHFTFSTRDDKETLRAVRKYVDENKLVRSPDFIDVTAKGAKSIPAAIKSLFHRDS, encoded by the coding sequence ATGGCGCAATCTCAGAACAGCACGGTCGATCTGGCAACGCCGGCAACCTGCCTGATGGGGCTTACCAGCCACGGTAACGTGATGGTGGGCAATAAGGCGTTTGAGTACTATAACGAGCGCAATCCCGAGGATTATATTCAAATCCCGTGGGACGAGGTCGACTATATTGCCGCCGAGGTTTTGCGCGGCACCAAGAAGATTACGCGTTTTGCCATCTTCACCAAGGACAACGGTCACTTTACGTTTTCGACGCGCGACGACAAAGAGACGCTTCGCGCGGTCCGCAAGTACGTCGACGAGAATAAGCTCGTGCGTTCGCCCGACTTTATCGATGTGACGGCCAAGGGCGCCAAGAGCATCCCCGCTGCCATCAAGAGCCTTTTCCACAGAGACAGCTAA
- a CDS encoding PTS sugar transporter subunit IIB: MVSIVLASHGDLAAGIKQTGSMVFGDQPSVAVVSLEPSMGPDDFRAKVEEAVASFEDQEQVLFLVDLWGGTPFNQISGLIEGHDSWAIVTGVNLPMLIEAYSQRFDAKNTAHAIAKHLVTEAKAGVRVKPESLEPEEKKPAAAAAAPAGAIPPGTVIGDGHIKIAHVRIDTRLLHGQVATTWTKQINPNRIIVVSDGVAHDELRKTMIEQAAPPGVHANVVPIKKMAEVVKDTRFGDTKAMLLFENPQDLLRAIEAGVDIKEVNIGSMAHSKGKVVVTNAVAMGDDDVKTLEALKAKGVKFEVRKVPSDSSEDLDAMLKKAKAELAAQA, encoded by the coding sequence ATGGTAAGTATTGTTCTTGCTAGCCACGGGGACTTGGCAGCTGGAATCAAGCAGACGGGCTCGATGGTCTTTGGCGATCAGCCGTCTGTTGCCGTGGTCTCGCTCGAGCCGAGCATGGGCCCCGACGATTTCCGTGCCAAGGTCGAGGAAGCAGTCGCTTCCTTCGAGGACCAGGAGCAGGTGCTCTTCCTCGTTGATCTGTGGGGCGGCACGCCGTTCAACCAGATCAGCGGGCTCATCGAGGGCCACGATTCCTGGGCTATCGTCACCGGTGTCAACCTGCCTATGCTCATCGAGGCATATTCGCAGCGCTTTGACGCAAAGAACACTGCACATGCGATCGCAAAACATCTCGTGACTGAGGCTAAGGCCGGCGTGCGTGTCAAGCCCGAGTCTCTGGAGCCCGAGGAGAAGAAGCCGGCTGCGGCCGCCGCTGCTCCTGCAGGCGCCATCCCTCCGGGAACGGTCATCGGCGATGGGCACATCAAGATCGCCCACGTCCGTATCGACACCCGTCTGCTTCATGGTCAGGTGGCCACCACGTGGACCAAGCAGATCAACCCCAACCGCATCATCGTGGTCTCCGACGGCGTTGCTCACGACGAGCTCCGCAAGACCATGATCGAGCAGGCTGCCCCTCCGGGAGTCCATGCCAACGTCGTGCCCATCAAGAAGATGGCCGAGGTCGTCAAGGACACGCGCTTTGGTGACACCAAGGCCATGCTGCTCTTCGAGAACCCGCAGGATCTGCTCAGGGCCATCGAGGCCGGCGTCGACATCAAGGAAGTCAACATCGGTTCCATGGCTCACTCCAAGGGCAAGGTCGTCGTCACCAACGCCGTCGCTATGGGCGATGATGACGTTAAGACTCTCGAGGCCCTCAAGGCCAAGGGCGTCAAGTTCGAGGTCCGCAAGGTTCCTTCGGATTCCTCCGAGGATCTCGACGCCATGTTGAAGAAAGCTAAGGCCGAACTGGCCGCTCAAGCATAG
- a CDS encoding PTS sugar transporter subunit IIC yields the protein MTPSIIQIAVVTLIAFIYGAEKNAGQILTNMSVTPAWFVGLALGDPVTGLAVGAIVQLMSLGVAAMGGASVPDYPTAAIIGAVVAITSGQEASVGVAAGIAVGMLGLQLDVIAKTANGFLGRTSQRFAEEGKYSQMKSVLFLGPVFYGLTAAIPTFAVLLFGADAVNAFLSVMPSWFTTGLSIAAGILPVVGLAMLLSFMPMKKFIAYAIVGFVLAAYLQISILPIALLGAAAAIEYYKSHSNPSVNALDAGGLEDE from the coding sequence ATGACACCATCCATCATCCAGATAGCCGTCGTTACACTCATCGCCTTCATCTACGGAGCCGAGAAGAACGCGGGACAAATTCTCACGAACATGTCCGTCACGCCAGCATGGTTCGTCGGACTTGCGCTCGGCGACCCCGTAACCGGCCTCGCCGTCGGCGCCATCGTCCAACTCATGAGCCTGGGCGTGGCGGCCATGGGAGGAGCCTCCGTCCCCGACTATCCCACTGCCGCCATCATTGGCGCCGTCGTTGCCATCACCTCGGGTCAGGAGGCGAGCGTCGGCGTTGCCGCCGGAATCGCAGTCGGCATGCTCGGCCTTCAGCTCGACGTCATCGCCAAGACGGCAAACGGCTTCCTCGGGCGTACCTCGCAGCGCTTTGCCGAAGAGGGCAAGTACTCGCAGATGAAGAGCGTACTTTTCCTCGGTCCGGTCTTCTATGGCCTTACGGCGGCCATCCCCACGTTTGCCGTACTGCTCTTTGGCGCCGATGCCGTCAACGCTTTCCTCTCCGTCATGCCCTCCTGGTTCACGACCGGCCTCTCCATCGCCGCCGGTATCCTCCCCGTCGTCGGCCTTGCGATGCTTCTGTCCTTCATGCCAATGAAGAAATTCATCGCCTACGCCATCGTTGGCTTCGTTCTGGCCGCCTACCTGCAGATAAGCATTCTCCCCATTGCCCTGCTCGGTGCCGCCGCGGCCATCGAGTACTACAAGTCGCACAGCAATCCGTCCGTAAACGCCCTCGACGCTGGAGGTCTGGAAGATGAGTAA
- a CDS encoding PTS system mannose/fructose/sorbose family transporter subunit IID, which translates to MSNEVNATKANEAPTRLADGTYQPVLTVSDLDRCGRRWMLGASIYNYESQCAPAVMFATEPALRKIYAGDEEGYRRSLLSTYRYYNATPQVSGLLLGAGLALEDKGHNDAIDAVQDLKIGLMGSLSGVGDTIFAILIPTIFGSIAAYMGQAGNPVGVLLWLAVAIAIFVWKLFDWRIGYKFGDKLFTTLAEKMSVFTESTSALGMMVVGALIPTVIKVSCGLTFTMGDVTLDVQTGILDQIMVGMLPVIATAIVYALVKRKVSINKIVLGILIISWVCAAFGILAA; encoded by the coding sequence ATGAGTAACGAAGTTAACGCCACCAAGGCAAACGAAGCGCCAACCCGCCTGGCAGACGGAACGTACCAGCCAGTCCTCACCGTTTCCGATCTCGACCGTTGCGGCCGCCGCTGGATGCTCGGCGCGTCCATCTATAACTATGAGTCCCAGTGTGCCCCGGCGGTCATGTTCGCAACCGAACCCGCCCTGCGCAAGATCTATGCAGGAGACGAGGAGGGCTACCGCAGGTCACTTCTGAGCACCTATCGCTATTACAATGCGACTCCCCAGGTAAGCGGCCTGCTCCTCGGCGCCGGCCTAGCCTTGGAGGACAAGGGGCACAATGACGCCATCGACGCGGTCCAAGACCTTAAGATTGGCCTCATGGGCTCCCTCTCAGGAGTCGGCGATACGATCTTCGCCATCCTCATTCCCACCATCTTCGGCTCCATCGCCGCCTACATGGGACAGGCGGGAAACCCCGTCGGCGTGCTTCTCTGGCTCGCCGTCGCCATCGCCATCTTCGTATGGAAGCTCTTTGACTGGCGCATAGGCTATAAGTTCGGCGACAAGCTCTTCACGACCCTTGCCGAGAAGATGTCCGTTTTCACCGAGTCGACGTCGGCACTTGGCATGATGGTCGTCGGTGCGCTCATCCCCACCGTCATCAAGGTCTCGTGTGGTCTCACGTTCACCATGGGTGACGTCACGCTCGACGTCCAGACGGGCATCCTCGACCAAATCATGGTCGGCATGCTGCCCGTAATAGCCACAGCCATCGTCTACGCCCTCGTCAAGCGCAAGGTCAGCATCAACAAGATTGTCCTCGGCATCCTCATCATCTCGTGGGTGTGCGCGGCTTTCGGCATTCTTGCTGCCTAG
- a CDS encoding PTS system mannose/fructose/sorbose family transporter subunit IID: MAENKIQLTKADRKKVCFRHQFLQGSWNYERMQNGGWCFAMIPAIKKLYTSKDDQIAALKRHLEFYNTHPYVSAPVIGVTLALEEERANGAPIDDVAIQGVKVGMMGPLAGVGDPVFWFTLRPILGALGASLAMSGSIVGPLLFFFAWNIIRYAFLWYTQEFGYKVGSSIAKDLSGGLMGKVTEGASILGMFIIGALVERWVSISFTPIVSTVKQSAGAFIDWASLPSGSEGIKEALTMYNSVGATALDQMKVTTLQGNLDQLIPGLAAVCLTLLVCKLLKKKVSPIVIILALFAVGIIGRFCGFM; the protein is encoded by the coding sequence ATGGCAGAGAACAAGATTCAGCTCACCAAGGCTGACCGTAAGAAGGTTTGCTTCCGTCATCAGTTCCTTCAGGGCTCGTGGAACTACGAGCGTATGCAGAACGGCGGCTGGTGCTTCGCAATGATCCCTGCGATCAAGAAGCTCTACACCAGCAAGGATGACCAGATTGCCGCGCTTAAGCGCCACCTGGAGTTCTATAACACCCACCCCTATGTTTCCGCCCCCGTCATTGGCGTTACCCTCGCCCTCGAGGAGGAGCGCGCCAACGGTGCTCCGATCGATGACGTCGCCATCCAGGGCGTCAAGGTCGGTATGATGGGCCCGCTCGCCGGCGTCGGTGACCCCGTCTTCTGGTTCACCCTTCGCCCGATTCTGGGCGCTCTGGGCGCTTCCCTGGCCATGTCCGGCAGCATCGTCGGTCCGTTGCTGTTCTTCTTCGCGTGGAACATCATCCGTTACGCTTTCCTGTGGTACACACAGGAGTTTGGCTACAAGGTCGGCTCCTCTATCGCCAAGGACCTCTCCGGCGGTCTGATGGGCAAGGTCACCGAGGGCGCTTCCATCCTGGGTATGTTCATCATCGGCGCCCTGGTCGAGCGCTGGGTGTCCATTTCCTTCACCCCGATCGTCTCCACGGTCAAGCAGTCTGCTGGCGCCTTTATCGACTGGGCTAGCCTGCCTTCCGGTTCCGAGGGTATCAAGGAAGCGCTGACGATGTACAACTCCGTCGGTGCTACCGCCCTTGATCAGATGAAGGTCACCACGCTCCAGGGTAACCTCGATCAGCTCATCCCCGGCCTTGCCGCCGTGTGCCTGACCCTGCTGGTCTGCAAGCTCCTCAAGAAGAAGGTTAGCCCGATCGTCATCATCCTGGCTCTCTTCGCCGTCGGCATCATCGGTCGCTTCTGCGGCTTCATGTAA
- a CDS encoding hydrogenase maturation nickel metallochaperone HypA encodes MHELGIVYHIIRDVENVARANGVSRVSSVTLLLGEVSGVVPDLLLDAWRWAADKKPITQGAELIVEPVEAVTHCEACGCDYATVEHGKTCPHCGSGETYLLQGQEVMIKQIETPDEDPADAAPDGLSDAPDAVDAANPLHIA; translated from the coding sequence GTGCATGAATTAGGAATCGTCTATCACATCATTCGCGATGTCGAGAATGTGGCGCGCGCCAATGGCGTGAGTCGCGTTTCGAGCGTGACGCTGCTCCTGGGCGAGGTCTCGGGCGTCGTTCCCGATCTGCTGCTTGATGCTTGGCGCTGGGCGGCAGATAAAAAGCCTATCACGCAGGGCGCGGAGCTTATTGTGGAGCCTGTCGAGGCCGTGACGCATTGCGAGGCGTGCGGCTGCGACTACGCGACGGTCGAGCACGGCAAGACCTGCCCCCATTGCGGTAGCGGCGAGACCTATCTGCTGCAGGGCCAGGAGGTCATGATCAAGCAGATCGAGACCCCCGACGAGGACCCGGCAGACGCTGCTCCTGACGGCCTCTCCGACGCCCCCGATGCCGTCGACGCCGCCAACCCTCTCCACATCGCCTAA